One window from the genome of Paracoccus zhejiangensis encodes:
- a CDS encoding PaaI family thioesterase — translation MQDGIIRDETGAQTLIGYVLDVGQGDGRARCHLEIGPQHLNRQDGLHGGIAMSVLDNALGATASLSVDDTGRQPFTTLSLTVSFLAPGRPGRAVAEGWITGGGRKTLFLEGTLTHEDGTVIARAQGVFKKSEKGPK, via the coding sequence ATGCAGGACGGCATCATCCGCGACGAGACCGGCGCGCAGACGCTGATCGGCTATGTGCTGGATGTGGGGCAGGGCGATGGCCGGGCGCGATGCCATCTCGAAATCGGGCCGCAGCACCTGAACCGGCAGGATGGTCTGCATGGCGGCATCGCCATGTCGGTTCTGGACAATGCGCTTGGCGCGACGGCCAGCCTGTCGGTCGATGACACTGGCCGCCAGCCCTTCACCACCCTGTCGCTGACGGTCAGCTTTCTGGCGCCGGGTCGTCCGGGCCGTGCCGTGGCCGAAGGCTGGATCACCGGGGGTGGTCGCAAGACCCTGTTCCTTGAGGGTACGCTGACCCACGAGGATGGCACCGTCATCGCCCGGGCGCAGGGCGTGTTCAAGAAAAGCGAGAAGGGCCCGAAGTAA
- a CDS encoding GntR family transcriptional regulator produces MSRLPAEAATGLRGVSPELAGRSTTTWQAVRNEVLARIRSQEWSAGKLIPTEKQLATEWGCARATVNRALRDLAENGIVERRRKVGTRVSASPSLKASREISAIRSDIQALGAAFSYRLLRSERIGAPSGIARNLQIASGDPVQYVNAAFLADQVPYCCQVTWLNIAALPDLDGVDLSEGSAEEWLEHAIHPNHGRIAIMALPIEEGSAETMNLRPGTPVLTIERTDWSDSTPVAFSRQSFPPGHRLVYDR; encoded by the coding sequence ATGAGTCGGTTACCAGCAGAGGCCGCCACGGGCCTGCGCGGTGTCAGCCCCGAACTCGCGGGACGCAGCACCACGACCTGGCAGGCGGTTCGCAACGAGGTCCTGGCGCGAATCCGGTCACAGGAATGGTCCGCCGGCAAACTGATTCCCACCGAGAAGCAACTGGCGACCGAATGGGGCTGTGCCCGGGCGACGGTGAACCGGGCGCTGCGCGACCTCGCCGAGAACGGCATCGTCGAGCGTCGGCGCAAGGTCGGCACCCGGGTCTCGGCCTCGCCCAGCCTCAAGGCCAGCCGCGAGATTTCGGCCATCCGCAGCGATATCCAGGCGCTTGGCGCCGCCTTCAGCTATCGCCTCTTGCGGAGCGAGCGGATCGGCGCGCCCTCGGGCATTGCCCGGAACCTGCAGATCGCCAGCGGCGACCCTGTGCAATATGTCAACGCCGCTTTCCTGGCCGACCAGGTGCCCTATTGCTGCCAGGTGACCTGGCTGAACATCGCCGCCCTGCCCGATCTCGATGGCGTCGACCTGTCCGAAGGCTCGGCCGAGGAATGGCTGGAACATGCCATCCATCCCAATCACGGCCGTATCGCCATCATGGCCCTGCCAATCGAAGAGGGCAGCGCCGAGACGATGAACCTGCGGCCCGGCACCCCGGTGCTGACGATCGAGCGGACCGACTGGTCAGACAGCACTCCCGTCGCCTTTTCGCGACAATCCTTTCCGCCGGGCCACCGGCTGGTCTATGACCGCTGA
- a CDS encoding MFS transporter, whose product MAMTRQQTGAPAQATAWLVLWSISICHMINDVMQSMLSSIYPLLQAEFSLDYTQIGLLTAGFQITASLLQPVVGSITDRHPQPRSLPLGMASTFVGVILLATAHQYSMLLAGAMLIGIGSAVFHPESSRVARIASGGRFGTAQSLFQLGGNFGQSLGPLLAAFVVVPLGRPSVAWFAVAAALGAAVLWRVGDWAEGRRRAAKATPAPALTLPRAVVIRAIVVLAILVFTKNIYTAAMNSYLTFFVIDRFGLGTQGAQIVLFLFLAGMAAGVMLGGIVGDRIGALKVIWFSILGVLPFTLMLPHVGLVATGVLCVVIGLILASAFPAIVVFAQELVPGRTGTIAGLFFGFAFGMGGIAAAMLGVLADATSIRFVFLLCSVLPVLGVLTIFLPRLSRLEPGAA is encoded by the coding sequence ATGGCGATGACCCGGCAGCAAACAGGCGCCCCGGCGCAGGCGACGGCGTGGCTGGTGCTGTGGTCGATCAGCATTTGCCACATGATCAACGATGTCATGCAGTCGATGCTGTCATCGATCTACCCGCTGCTGCAGGCCGAGTTCTCGCTGGATTACACCCAGATCGGGCTGCTGACGGCGGGCTTCCAGATCACCGCCTCGCTGCTGCAACCGGTGGTGGGTTCGATCACCGACCGGCATCCGCAGCCGCGCTCGCTGCCGCTTGGCATGGCGTCAACCTTTGTGGGCGTGATCCTGCTGGCGACGGCGCATCAATATTCCATGCTGCTGGCGGGGGCGATGCTGATCGGCATCGGCTCGGCGGTGTTCCACCCCGAAAGCTCGCGGGTGGCGCGCATCGCCTCGGGCGGCCGCTTCGGCACGGCGCAATCGCTGTTCCAGCTGGGCGGCAATTTCGGCCAGTCACTGGGGCCGCTGCTGGCCGCCTTCGTGGTGGTGCCGCTGGGTCGTCCCTCGGTTGCCTGGTTCGCGGTGGCCGCGGCACTTGGCGCGGCAGTCCTGTGGCGGGTCGGTGACTGGGCCGAGGGCCGCCGCCGCGCCGCCAAGGCCACGCCCGCGCCTGCCCTGACGCTGCCGCGTGCCGTGGTGATCCGGGCAATCGTCGTTCTGGCCATTCTCGTCTTCACCAAGAACATCTATACCGCTGCCATGAACAGCTATCTGACCTTCTTCGTCATCGACCGCTTTGGCCTTGGCACGCAGGGCGCGCAGATCGTGCTGTTCCTGTTCCTCGCGGGCATGGCCGCTGGCGTTATGCTGGGCGGCATTGTCGGCGACCGGATCGGGGCGCTGAAGGTGATCTGGTTCTCGATCCTCGGCGTGCTGCCCTTCACCCTCATGCTGCCGCATGTCGGGCTGGTGGCAACCGGCGTCCTCTGCGTGGTGATCGGGTTGATCCTCGCCTCGGCCTTCCCGGCCATCGTGGTCTTCGCGCAGGAACTGGTGCCGGGGCGCACCGGCACGATTGCCGGGCTGTTCTTCGGTTTCGCCTTCGGCATGGGCGGCATCGCCGCCGCCATGCTGGGGGTGCTGGCCGATGCGACCAGCATCCGTTTCGTCTTCCTGCTCTGCTCGGTGCTGCCGGTGCTGGGGGTGCTGACGATCTTCCTGCCCCGCCTCAGCCGGCTTGAACCCGGGGCGGCATGA
- a CDS encoding glycosyl transferase family 90, whose product MTPDGPQFLHISPDWCGEERLAQIFRRNGLSVLHNDGGALAETLMMARAKGQKPPRSLRDANLLTGLHRVNNPARPPLEAWRVLDYLVKSFPKAYFILTTRDLDGWILDRMTRDAGVIARCYAHHLDLPEEALTDCWRRDWQEHLAAVDALLGDDPRLIRVNMEQETPAAFCQRLTQILPQPFDQSPDYDSWQSEDRTPLDQRLATSMDRPHPGPEREDPELVEDLARFCLKGLGPGGVGIGDVSGIYVDWDGRDGVRDRKAAPLPFAIGKGAGDGTPIMMTARGHERKWARPEGVMNDVLRLGRADPLRIDMQDARRFNENSGGPPSLPILAYNRREGARNIALWPLPGQHEIAAPGQPCAESPDRIPFDEKEDRLVWRGHISGSAVPRDGLPRRPVHQLLDQLRAAGDEQPLQGEIFARLCDVPRLAFLRRWIDHPDVDIGMVLAWRFRDLACHPLLAPYARPRAGGSFFQRFRYQLTLAGYDHGSNFIGAINANSVLLKEEDGWEVYYSGRFTPWVHYIPVSLYCVDLEEKLAWARANPARCKEMSAAARTEVARLANPAARRQFLSRILDGLAALR is encoded by the coding sequence ATGACGCCTGACGGTCCGCAGTTTCTGCATATCAGTCCCGACTGGTGCGGAGAGGAGCGGCTGGCGCAGATCTTCCGCCGGAACGGGCTCTCGGTGCTGCACAACGATGGGGGCGCGCTGGCCGAGACGCTGATGATGGCGCGGGCGAAGGGCCAGAAGCCCCCACGGTCCTTGCGCGATGCGAACCTGTTGACCGGGCTGCACCGCGTCAACAATCCGGCCCGCCCGCCGCTCGAGGCTTGGCGGGTGCTGGATTATCTCGTGAAGTCCTTTCCGAAGGCGTACTTCATCCTGACCACCCGTGACCTAGATGGCTGGATCCTCGACCGGATGACGCGGGACGCTGGCGTGATCGCCCGCTGCTATGCTCATCATCTGGACCTGCCCGAGGAGGCGCTGACCGATTGCTGGCGACGTGATTGGCAGGAACACCTGGCTGCGGTCGATGCGCTTCTGGGCGATGATCCGCGGCTGATCCGGGTGAATATGGAGCAGGAAACGCCGGCTGCCTTCTGTCAGCGGCTGACGCAGATCTTGCCACAGCCGTTCGACCAGTCGCCGGATTACGACAGCTGGCAGTCCGAAGACCGGACTCCGCTGGATCAGCGCCTTGCCACGTCGATGGACCGCCCTCACCCCGGCCCCGAACGGGAAGATCCCGAACTGGTCGAGGACCTGGCGCGGTTCTGCCTGAAGGGCCTGGGCCCCGGCGGCGTGGGAATTGGCGATGTCTCGGGCATCTATGTCGATTGGGACGGTCGGGACGGGGTGCGCGACCGGAAAGCTGCGCCCTTGCCCTTTGCGATCGGCAAGGGCGCAGGCGACGGCACGCCGATCATGATGACCGCGCGTGGCCATGAACGAAAATGGGCGCGGCCCGAGGGGGTAATGAACGACGTCCTGCGGCTTGGCCGCGCCGATCCCTTGCGCATCGACATGCAGGATGCCCGCCGCTTCAACGAGAATTCGGGCGGCCCGCCGAGCCTGCCGATCCTCGCCTATAACCGCCGCGAGGGCGCGCGGAACATCGCGCTTTGGCCCTTGCCCGGGCAGCACGAGATCGCCGCCCCCGGCCAGCCCTGCGCCGAATCCCCGGACCGCATCCCCTTCGACGAGAAAGAGGACCGTCTGGTCTGGCGAGGCCATATCTCGGGCAGTGCTGTGCCGCGCGATGGCCTGCCTCGCCGGCCCGTGCATCAGCTTCTGGACCAGTTGCGCGCGGCCGGCGATGAACAGCCATTGCAGGGCGAGATCTTCGCGCGCCTCTGCGATGTGCCGCGTCTGGCCTTCCTGCGGCGTTGGATCGATCATCCCGATGTCGATATCGGCATGGTCCTCGCCTGGCGCTTCCGCGATCTGGCATGCCATCCGCTGCTGGCTCCCTACGCACGCCCACGTGCCGGTGGAAGCTTTTTCCAGCGCTTTCGCTATCAGCTGACGCTTGCGGGCTATGACCACGGCTCGAACTTCATCGGCGCGATCAACGCGAACTCGGTGCTGCTGAAAGAGGAGGATGGCTGGGAGGTCTATTATTCCGGGCGTTTCACGCCATGGGTTCACTACATCCCGGTCAGCCTGTATTGCGTGGACCTCGAGGAAAAGCTGGCATGGGCGCGGGCAAACCCCGCGCGCTGCAAGGAGATGTCGGCCGCCGCCCGGACCGAGGTGGCGCGTCTGGCCAATCCCGCCGCCCGCCGGCAATTCCTGAGCCGCATTCTGGACGGCCTTGCCGCCCTTCGCTGA
- a CDS encoding ureidoglycolate lyase encodes MTTITAKPITAEAFAPYGELLTARPAPDRFINAGRCERHHALATVERGEGEAIISIFRSEPVSLPYDCALLERHPLGSQAFMPLGPDAWLSVVAPDEGGKPGAPLAFIVPAGMGVNLRAGVWHGVLTPLDRAADFLVVDREGNGVNLEEVVIAPVTITA; translated from the coding sequence ATGACCACGATCACCGCAAAGCCCATCACCGCCGAGGCCTTCGCCCCCTATGGCGAGCTTCTGACCGCGCGCCCGGCGCCCGACCGGTTCATCAATGCCGGGCGCTGCGAGCGTCATCATGCGCTGGCCACGGTCGAGCGCGGAGAGGGTGAGGCGATCATATCCATCTTCCGCTCCGAGCCGGTCAGCCTGCCCTATGACTGCGCGCTGCTGGAGCGGCATCCGCTGGGGTCGCAGGCCTTCATGCCGCTTGGCCCCGATGCCTGGCTGTCGGTCGTGGCCCCGGACGAGGGCGGCAAGCCCGGCGCGCCGCTGGCCTTCATCGTGCCCGCCGGCATGGGGGTGAACCTCCGCGCGGGTGTCTGGCATGGTGTTCTGACGCCGCTGGACCGCGCCGCCGATTTTCTGGTGGTGGACCGTGAGGGCAATGGGGTGAACCTTGAGGAGGTGGTTATCGCGCCGGTGACGATCACCGCATGA
- a CDS encoding ribonuclease HII, which translates to MSAPDFSFEAAALDRGARRVAGVDEVGRGPLAGPVTACAVVLDPGLIPEGLNDSKKLTAARREALAEWVMQNCDWSAAHVSVEEIDRLNILQASHLAMVRAVAGLATPPCHVLVDGNRLPRDLTLPAEAVIKGDARCLSIAAASIVAKVLRDRIMEDLAQQHPGYGWEVNAGYPTPEHKRALLDMGVTPHHRRSFKPVHNILCRDEIATH; encoded by the coding sequence ATGAGCGCCCCCGATTTCAGCTTTGAAGCCGCGGCGCTAGACCGCGGGGCGCGGCGCGTGGCCGGGGTCGATGAGGTCGGGCGCGGGCCGCTGGCCGGGCCGGTGACGGCCTGCGCGGTGGTCCTGGACCCCGGCCTCATTCCCGAGGGGTTGAACGACTCGAAGAAGCTGACGGCGGCCCGGCGCGAGGCGCTGGCCGAATGGGTGATGCAGAACTGCGACTGGTCCGCCGCCCATGTCAGCGTCGAGGAGATCGACCGGTTGAACATCCTGCAGGCCTCGCATCTGGCGATGGTTCGGGCGGTCGCGGGGCTGGCGACGCCGCCTTGCCATGTGCTGGTCGATGGCAATCGCCTGCCGCGCGATCTGACCCTGCCGGCGGAAGCCGTGATCAAGGGCGATGCCCGCTGTCTCAGCATTGCCGCCGCCTCGATCGTGGCCAAGGTGTTGCGCGACCGCATCATGGAGGATTTGGCGCAACAACATCCCGGATATGGCTGGGAGGTGAATGCGGGCTATCCGACGCCGGAGCATAAACGCGCGCTCCTAGATATGGGCGTTACCCCACATCATAGACGGTCGTTCAAGCCGGTGCACAATATCTTGTGTCGAGATGAAATCGCAACCCATTGA
- a CDS encoding site-specific DNA-methyltransferase: MTTTKDKRAVSARPLPLNQILAGDCIEIMNSLPEGSVDLIFADPPYNLQLKGDLHRPDNSKVDAVDDHWDQFSNFAVYDKFTRDWLAAARRLLKPNGAIWVIGSYHNIFRVGAELQNQGYWIMNDVIWRKSNPMPNFRGKRLTNAHETMIWASKSEDSKYTFNYEALKSLNEGVQMRSDWVIPICNGGERLKDAQGDKAHPTQKPEALLHRVLVGTTNPGDVVLDPFFGTGTTGAVAKMLGRDFIGIEREEAYREVAEKRLSRIRKFDSEAIATIKPKRAEPRVPFGQVIERGMLRPGEELYSIGNRHKAKVRADGSLIGNDVKGSIHQVGAALEGAPSCNGWTYWHYRREGKMIPIDILRQQIRAEMEVDETRPH, from the coding sequence ATGACGACGACCAAAGACAAGCGCGCGGTTTCCGCGCGGCCACTTCCGCTGAACCAGATTCTGGCCGGGGACTGCATCGAGATCATGAACAGCCTGCCCGAGGGCAGCGTTGACCTGATCTTTGCTGATCCCCCATACAACCTGCAGCTGAAGGGCGATCTGCACCGCCCCGATAATTCCAAGGTCGATGCCGTCGACGATCACTGGGACCAGTTCTCCAACTTTGCCGTCTATGACAAGTTCACCCGCGACTGGCTGGCCGCCGCGCGCCGGCTGTTGAAGCCGAACGGGGCAATTTGGGTCATCGGCAGCTATCACAACATCTTCCGCGTCGGCGCCGAGCTGCAGAACCAGGGCTACTGGATCATGAATGACGTGATCTGGCGCAAGTCGAACCCGATGCCGAACTTCCGTGGCAAGCGGCTGACCAATGCCCATGAGACGATGATCTGGGCCAGCAAGTCCGAGGACAGCAAGTACACCTTCAATTACGAGGCGCTGAAATCGCTGAATGAAGGCGTGCAGATGCGCTCGGACTGGGTGATCCCGATCTGCAATGGCGGCGAGCGGCTGAAGGATGCGCAGGGCGACAAGGCCCACCCGACCCAGAAGCCCGAGGCGCTGCTGCACCGCGTGCTGGTCGGCACGACCAATCCGGGCGATGTCGTGTTGGATCCGTTCTTCGGCACCGGCACCACCGGCGCGGTCGCCAAGATGCTGGGCCGAGATTTCATCGGCATCGAGCGCGAGGAAGCCTATCGCGAAGTGGCCGAGAAACGCCTGTCCCGCATCCGCAAGTTTGACAGCGAGGCCATCGCCACGATCAAGCCGAAACGGGCCGAGCCGCGCGTGCCCTTCGGCCAGGTGATCGAGCGCGGGATGCTGCGCCCGGGCGAGGAGTTGTATTCCATCGGCAACCGCCACAAGGCCAAGGTCCGCGCCGATGGCAGCCTGATCGGCAATGACGTGAAGGGTTCGATCCACCAGGTCGGGGCCGCGCTGGAAGGCGCGCCCAGCTGCAATGGCTGGACCTATTGGCATTACCGCCGCGAGGGCAAGATGATCCCCATCGACATCCTGCGCCAGCAGATCCGGGCCGAGATGGAGGTCGACGAGACCCGTCCGCACTGA
- a CDS encoding DUF2235 domain-containing protein, with translation MPKNILIFADGTGQLGGLKPDQRLSNVYKMYRAMRPDPSSPISPHEQVCFYEPGLGSGEAGGFTLRRLKNILAAAFGTGIDENVTDCYAAILSWYEPGDRVLLIGFSRGAYTVRATANVMNVCGIPTRMPDGGPIPRFGPALHQIAGEAVNKVYNHGNGRPRGQQPFLAQREELGRRFRRKYGSFDPDAAEDVQGNVQPSFIGVFDTVAALGVPMVALAVGIVVFLMLVMVAALILSNWNWLVGAPLITVLAVIAIWYVRLKWSQWKYFSPDENHPLSIRRIGDWPQIWRNGHYATWNLQNYDRWLDSDVGHARHALSIDERRKTFPRVEWGMAAEAQKADGRSPCWLKQVWFAGCHSDIGGSYPEPESRLSDIALSWMVDELRDCVPEVQINDAMLYRTADPLGMQHEEAFAFRIGPISRRWPVAARAIPATATLHPSVLERLNAPAVSHLGEIRPYRPEPLRVHEAAKHLYQ, from the coding sequence ATGCCGAAAAATATCCTGATCTTCGCCGACGGGACCGGGCAGCTTGGCGGCCTGAAGCCCGATCAGCGCCTGTCGAATGTCTACAAGATGTACCGGGCGATGCGCCCCGACCCGTCCTCGCCGATCAGTCCGCATGAGCAGGTTTGCTTCTACGAGCCGGGTCTGGGTTCGGGCGAGGCCGGCGGCTTCACCCTCAGGCGGTTGAAGAACATCCTTGCCGCCGCCTTCGGCACCGGGATCGATGAGAACGTCACCGATTGCTATGCCGCCATCCTGTCCTGGTACGAGCCGGGCGACCGGGTGCTGCTGATCGGCTTTTCGCGCGGCGCCTATACCGTCCGCGCCACCGCCAACGTGATGAATGTCTGCGGCATTCCGACCCGGATGCCGGATGGCGGACCGATTCCGCGCTTCGGGCCAGCCCTGCACCAGATCGCCGGCGAGGCGGTAAACAAGGTCTATAACCACGGCAATGGCCGTCCGCGCGGGCAACAGCCTTTTCTGGCGCAACGCGAGGAGTTGGGCCGCCGCTTCCGGCGCAAGTATGGCAGCTTCGATCCCGATGCTGCCGAGGATGTGCAGGGCAATGTTCAGCCCAGCTTCATCGGCGTCTTCGACACGGTCGCCGCCCTTGGCGTGCCGATGGTGGCGCTGGCCGTGGGGATCGTCGTCTTCCTGATGCTGGTGATGGTGGCGGCGCTGATCCTGTCGAACTGGAACTGGCTCGTGGGCGCGCCGCTCATCACCGTTCTGGCCGTGATCGCGATCTGGTATGTCCGGCTGAAATGGTCGCAGTGGAAGTACTTTTCACCTGACGAGAACCACCCGCTGAGCATCCGCCGGATTGGCGACTGGCCGCAGATCTGGCGAAATGGCCACTACGCCACCTGGAACCTGCAGAACTATGACCGCTGGCTCGATTCCGACGTCGGCCATGCCCGCCATGCGCTTTCCATCGACGAACGGCGCAAGACCTTTCCGCGCGTCGAATGGGGCATGGCAGCCGAGGCGCAGAAGGCCGATGGCCGCAGTCCCTGCTGGTTGAAGCAGGTCTGGTTTGCCGGCTGTCACAGCGATATCGGCGGCAGCTATCCCGAGCCGGAATCGCGTCTGAGCGATATCGCCCTGTCCTGGATGGTCGACGAATTGCGCGATTGCGTGCCCGAGGTGCAGATCAATGACGCGATGCTGTATCGCACCGCGGACCCGCTGGGGATGCAGCATGAGGAGGCCTTTGCCTTCCGCATCGGCCCGATCAGCCGCCGCTGGCCGGTCGCGGCGCGGGCCATCCCGGCAACGGCGACCCTGCATCCATCCGTCCTCGAGCGGCTGAACGCGCCGGCCGTCTCGCATTTGGGCGAGATCCGGCCCTATCGCCCTGAACCCTTACGGGTTCATGAAGCGGCAAAACACCTTTACCAATAG
- a CDS encoding alkane 1-monooxygenase translates to MTTTPPLPAALPFWMSLGLVPLAALATAWGGWWWALLPGYAWYLTTGLDAVLGQNERNPDTGTAEAALFWHRAITLIWFPLQFLTIFGAIWYVTHRGDLSGWELAGLFFGIGIMSGSIGIVYAHELLHQRNRTERWLGDLLLASTLYSHFRSEHMLVHHAWVGTPRDAVSARYNEGFHRFFYRVLRDGPGSAWRAERNLLARAGRPVTDRRNPFWRYAVLQGAMLALALALGGWLGLVLFLWQALVAIWQLELTNYVEHYGLTRKYLGDGRYEHIKPRHSWNAAQSATNWLLINLQRHSDHHYKPDRRFPLLQTYGPDEAPQLPIGYPIMGLMALIPPLWRRQMNPRVRAWRRQFYPEVTDWGPYNRGELPMPRGAL, encoded by the coding sequence ATGACGACCACCCCGCCCCTGCCCGCTGCCCTGCCCTTCTGGATGTCGCTGGGGCTGGTGCCACTGGCCGCGCTGGCAACAGCATGGGGCGGATGGTGGTGGGCCCTGCTGCCGGGCTATGCGTGGTATCTGACCACCGGGCTTGACGCGGTGCTGGGCCAGAACGAGCGAAACCCCGACACCGGCACTGCCGAGGCCGCGCTGTTCTGGCACCGCGCGATCACGTTGATCTGGTTCCCGCTGCAGTTCCTGACGATCTTCGGGGCGATCTGGTATGTGACCCATCGCGGCGATCTGTCGGGCTGGGAACTGGCCGGCCTCTTCTTCGGCATCGGCATCATGTCGGGCAGCATCGGCATCGTCTATGCCCACGAGCTTCTGCACCAGAGAAACCGGACCGAGCGCTGGCTGGGTGACCTGCTGCTGGCCTCGACGCTCTATTCCCATTTCCGCAGCGAACACATGCTGGTCCACCACGCCTGGGTCGGCACCCCCCGCGACGCGGTCTCGGCACGCTATAACGAGGGGTTCCACCGCTTTTTCTACCGGGTGCTGCGCGATGGCCCGGGCAGCGCCTGGCGGGCCGAGCGGAACCTGCTGGCCCGCGCCGGACGGCCGGTGACCGACCGGCGCAATCCGTTCTGGCGCTATGCGGTGCTGCAGGGGGCGATGCTGGCACTGGCGCTGGCTCTGGGCGGGTGGCTGGGGCTGGTCCTGTTCCTGTGGCAGGCGCTGGTGGCGATCTGGCAGCTGGAGTTGACCAACTACGTCGAGCATTACGGGCTGACCCGCAAATATCTGGGCGATGGCCGCTATGAGCATATCAAGCCGCGCCATTCATGGAACGCGGCGCAAAGCGCGACCAACTGGCTCTTGATCAACCTGCAGCGCCATTCGGACCACCATTACAAGCCCGACCGCCGCTTTCCCTTACTGCAGACCTATGGCCCGGACGAGGCGCCGCAACTGCCGATCGGCTATCCGATCATGGGGCTGATGGCGCTGATCCCGCCCCTCTGGCGGCGGCAGATGAACCCGAGGGTGCGGGCCTGGCGGCGGCAGTTCTATCCCGAGGTTACGGATTGGGGGCCGTATAACCGGGGCGAATTGCCGATGCCGCGTGGGGCGCTGTAG
- a CDS encoding A/G-specific adenine glycosylase: MRDGSVIAPLLLGWYDRHARVLPWRVPPGAGVADPYRVWLSEIMLQQTTVAAVRAYFERFTALWPTVDALAAAEDAQVMGEWAGLGYYARARNLLACARAVTAAGGFPTTREGLQALPGIGPYTAAAISAIAYDQPETVVDGNVERVVARLFAVTEPMPGVKPRLRDLAATLTPTQRPGDFAQAMMDLGATICTPRSPACGICPLIDHCAARAQGIAADLPRRAPKPEKPTRTGIAWLGRDGPRLLLERRPAKGLLGGTLAFPSTGWDGSDLPPPGPADWREVGEVRHVFTHFNLILTVMAGDLAGPPERGELMELRHFRPSDLPGLMRKVWDMVQVPGGD, from the coding sequence ATGCGTGACGGCTCGGTGATCGCCCCGCTGCTTCTGGGCTGGTATGACCGCCATGCCCGGGTGCTGCCGTGGCGCGTGCCGCCGGGCGCGGGCGTGGCCGATCCCTATCGCGTCTGGCTGTCCGAGATCATGCTGCAGCAGACCACCGTGGCGGCGGTGAGGGCCTATTTCGAGCGCTTCACCGCGCTCTGGCCGACGGTCGACGCGCTGGCCGCTGCCGAGGACGCGCAGGTGATGGGCGAATGGGCGGGGCTTGGCTATTACGCCCGCGCCCGCAACCTTCTGGCCTGCGCGCGGGCGGTGACCGCTGCGGGGGGCTTTCCGACGACGCGCGAAGGGTTGCAGGCCCTGCCGGGCATCGGCCCCTATACTGCCGCCGCCATTTCGGCCATCGCCTATGACCAGCCCGAGACGGTCGTCGACGGCAATGTCGAGCGGGTGGTGGCGCGGCTTTTCGCCGTGACCGAGCCGATGCCCGGGGTGAAGCCACGCCTGCGCGATCTGGCGGCGACGCTGACGCCCACGCAGCGGCCGGGCGATTTCGCGCAAGCGATGATGGATCTGGGCGCGACCATCTGCACGCCCCGCAGCCCCGCCTGCGGCATCTGTCCGCTGATCGACCATTGCGCCGCCCGCGCACAGGGCATCGCCGCCGATCTGCCCCGCCGCGCACCGAAACCCGAGAAGCCGACCCGAACCGGCATCGCCTGGCTCGGGCGCGACGGCCCGCGCCTGTTGCTGGAGCGCCGACCGGCCAAGGGGCTTCTGGGCGGCACGCTGGCCTTTCCCTCGACAGGCTGGGATGGCAGCGACCTGCCGCCCCCCGGTCCGGCTGACTGGCGCGAGGTCGGCGAGGTGCGGCATGTGTTCACCCATTTCAACCTGATCCTGACGGTCATGGCGGGCGATCTGGCCGGCCCGCCCGAACGCGGGGAACTGATGGAGCTGCGGCATTTCCGCCCCTCGGACCTGCCGGGGTTGATGCGCAAGGTCTGGGATATGGTGCAGGTGCCGGGCGGGGATTAG
- a CDS encoding DUF721 domain-containing protein, which translates to MAHRKDIAKTPRRRMRGFEPAAKLVAAPVQSASEGRGFAVTRLLTHWPEVAGEQLAAMTRPVKISHSRGGFGATLTLLTMGPVAPMVEMQLPQLKERVNACYGYNAVQRILLTQTAPEGFAEGQARFLTKPPAAPEPSPVERKQAEAVAKRFSDEGLAAAMQQLALNHAHRKTRQNREDFA; encoded by the coding sequence ATGGCCCATAGGAAAGACATCGCCAAGACGCCCCGGCGCCGGATGCGCGGGTTCGAGCCGGCGGCCAAGCTGGTCGCCGCCCCGGTGCAAAGCGCCTCGGAAGGGCGCGGCTTCGCGGTGACGCGACTGCTGACCCATTGGCCCGAGGTCGCCGGCGAGCAACTGGCGGCGATGACAAGGCCGGTGAAGATCAGCCATTCGCGCGGCGGCTTTGGCGCTACGCTGACCCTGCTGACCATGGGGCCGGTCGCACCGATGGTCGAGATGCAGCTGCCGCAGCTGAAGGAGCGGGTGAACGCCTGCTACGGCTATAATGCCGTGCAACGCATCCTGTTGACCCAGACCGCGCCCGAGGGCTTTGCCGAGGGACAGGCGCGTTTCCTGACCAAGCCACCCGCCGCACCCGAACCCAGCCCCGTCGAGCGCAAGCAGGCGGAAGCGGTTGCGAAACGATTTTCCGACGAGGGCCTTGCCGCAGCGATGCAGCAGCTCGCCCTCAACCACGCCCATCGCAAGACAAGACAGAACCGAGAGGATTTCGCATGA